CAACCCAAGTCACCTCGAATTTGTCGATCCCGTTGTTGTCGGCGCGGCCCGCGCAGCACAGGATATTCGAACACAGCCAGGCGTCGTGCAGACTGATATAAGGCAGGCACTGGCTGTACTCGTTCATGGTGATGCAGCGTTTCCAGGCGAAGGTGTTGTCGCCGAAACCCTGAACATGTCGCGTTTGCCAGGTTATCAAGTTGGCGGTGTCATTCATATCATCGCGAACAACCAATTGGGTTTCACCGCTGAGGCAGAAGAAAGTCGTTCCACGAGATATGCAAGTGACCTGGCGAAGGGATTCGAAATTCCTGTGGTGCACGTATCCGCAGATAGCCCAGAATCCTGCATTGCTGTTGTCCTCATGGCTCACGCGTATCGGGAACGGTTTCATAAGGACTTTTTGGTTGATCTCCTCGGATATCGACGCTTTGGCCACAATGAAATGGACGACCCAGCACCGACACAGCCGCTTCTGTACGCAAACATTAATGCGCATCGGGATGTGCGGGAGATTTATCAAGATGACTTGACGCAACATGACCTGCTCTCAGAAGCAGAGATAGCATCAGCTGAAGCCCGTGTCCAAGAGCGGCTTCAAAATGCGTATGAGCGCGTTCAAAAAGGTAACGTAAAGCAATCTCCACCGGTGCTTAACCCCATCAATCGAACGGATGAATTTGCGACTGCGGTGGACATTGAGCAGTTGCGAGTCATGAACCAGCAGCTGTTGCAGTGGCCAGAGAAGTTCACCGTCTATCCAAAGCTTCGCCGTATTTTGGAGCGACGGGCCGACATGCTCGCGGACCAGGGAAAGGTGGACTGGGCAGCAGCTGAGGTATTAGCGTTTGCGAGTATTCTTGGCGAAGGAACAGCCATCCGTCTGACTGGTCAAGATACGGAACGAGGTACCTTTGGGCATCGCCATCTGGTCCTTCATGACCACGAGAGCGGAGAACGATATATCCCACTTGCACACATAACAACGAATCAAGCCTCTATCGACGTTCACAATAGTCCACTGTCCGAGACTGGGCCCCTCGGATTTGAGTACGGGTATGACGTTCAAGCCGAAGACGCACTTGTCTTGTGGGAAGCTCAATTCGGCGATTTTGCGAATGTTGGACAGGTCATTATTGATCAATTTATGGCGTCTGGCCGGGCGAAGTGGGGACAGCCATCAGGCCTGGTCCTACTCCTGCCACACGGTTACGAAGGGCAGGGACCCGAGCATTCCAGCGGGCGCCTTGAGCGTTTTTTGCAGTTGTCAGCAGAGAACAACTGGGTTGTAGCCAACGTCACTTCTGCTGCCCAATACTTTCACTTGCTGCGGACACAGGCACAGCGACTTCGGCGCGAGCCTTGTCCACTCATCATCATGACGCCGAAAAGTCTGCTCCGACATCCGGGCGCGGCATCGCCATGGCAACAGCTCGCAAAGGGAAACTTTCAGCCGGTAATTGTTGACGCTTCAACCGGGAACGATGATTCAATTTCGCGACTAATCATCTGCAGCGGAAAGGTAGCCGTCGATTTGTCAGGTGAGCAGGGACAAATCGAGTCGTCAGCGCATACGGCGATTTGCCGGCTTGAACAGCTGTACCCGTTTCCCGCGGACCATATGAGCAAAGTTATCACTCGTTTTCCTCGGGTAACTGAACTGGTATGGGTACAGGAAGAGCCTCGCAACATGGGAGCATGGACTTATGCAGTTCCGTACCTCAAGAACATGGTCGTGGACGGGATATCCGTACGCTATGTAGGCAGAAAGCCCCATGCAAGTCCAGCCGAAGGAATGGCGGACATGCACCAAGCTGTTCAAGGACAGATTGTACAGACGGCGCTCTTTGGAACGTTGCAGGACACAATCACTGAATTCTAGATAGAAGTCGAGCGAGCACTCCCAAGATGGGTGTGGAAAGACTGATGCAATTGCAGAACTTTGAGCCACGATACAGGCAAAGGGAGGATACAGAAAATGGTGGAACTGCG
The Alicyclobacillus curvatus genome window above contains:
- a CDS encoding 2-oxoglutarate dehydrogenase E1 component, translating into MTSGGSSNSVSWNDFLGPNYAYVLELYDKYRADPNSVDEAMQQYFNRAARNQQEQQARATTGTSGPEPRAGDVRSEDVRVVIAAVQLTRNIREFGHLSARINPLAKDVPENEILRTETYGISDSDLLRIPADWIWQGAPGALHTAKDVIAYLRRMYTGTLAYDFGHVNNAEELEWLTHYAESETHHRTLSREEKKSLWYRLLEVEQFEKYLHRTFVGQKRFSIEGLDVLVPMLDWLIEQSVSLGTRYISMGMAHRGRLNVLAHVLRKPYEAIFAEFHASPNKDLVPSEGSMGINYGWTGDVKYHLGAHRTVDEGELVEARIMLANNPSHLEFVDPVVVGAARAAQDIRTQPGVVQTDIRQALAVLVHGDAAFPGEGVVAETLNMSRLPGYQVGGVIHIIANNQLGFTAEAEESRSTRYASDLAKGFEIPVVHVSADSPESCIAVVLMAHAYRERFHKDFLVDLLGYRRFGHNEMDDPAPTQPLLYANINAHRDVREIYQDDLTQHDLLSEAEIASAEARVQERLQNAYERVQKGNVKQSPPVLNPINRTDEFATAVDIEQLRVMNQQLLQWPEKFTVYPKLRRILERRADMLADQGKVDWAAAEVLAFASILGEGTAIRLTGQDTERGTFGHRHLVLHDHESGERYIPLAHITTNQASIDVHNSPLSETGPLGFEYGYDVQAEDALVLWEAQFGDFANVGQVIIDQFMASGRAKWGQPSGLVLLLPHGYEGQGPEHSSGRLERFLQLSAENNWVVANVTSAAQYFHLLRTQAQRLRREPCPLIIMTPKSLLRHPGAASPWQQLAKGNFQPVIVDASTGNDDSISRLIICSGKVAVDLSGEQGQIESSAHTAICRLEQLYPFPADHMSKVITRFPRVTELVWVQEEPRNMGAWTYAVPYLKNMVVDGISVRYVGRKPHASPAEGMADMHQAVQGQIVQTALFGTLQDTITEF